A section of the Chloroflexota bacterium genome encodes:
- a CDS encoding 3-isopropylmalate dehydratase small subunit, translating into MLRGKAFKFGDGISTDHIIPGRYASLRSNLDELAKHVLEDADPTFVSRVKQGDFIVAGNNFGLGSSREHAPLVIKMAGVRAILAKSVARIFFRNAINLGLPVLICDTDSIDDGDELEIDLSAGTIRDITNGQKLTIGKIPKVMLRILDEGGLIPYIKKHGDLKL; encoded by the coding sequence GTGCTCAGAGGGAAGGCCTTCAAATTCGGCGACGGCATCTCCACCGACCATATCATCCCCGGTCGGTATGCATCCCTCAGGAGCAATCTCGACGAGCTGGCCAAGCATGTTCTGGAAGATGCTGACCCGACCTTCGTTTCACGGGTTAAGCAAGGGGATTTCATCGTGGCAGGCAACAATTTTGGCCTTGGCTCCAGCCGTGAACATGCCCCGCTGGTCATCAAGATGGCAGGGGTCAGAGCCATACTGGCCAAATCTGTAGCCCGTATCTTTTTCCGCAATGCCATCAATCTGGGGTTGCCGGTGCTGATCTGTGACACCGACAGCATCGATGATGGCGACGAACTGGAAATCGACCTTTCCGCAGGCACGATAAGAGATATCACCAATGGGCAGAAGCTCACCATTGGTAAAATCCCGAAGGTAATGCTCCGTATCCTCGATGAGGGCGGGCTCATTCCTTATATCAAGAAGCACGGCGATTTGAAGCTGTAA
- a CDS encoding isocitrate/isopropylmalate dehydrogenase family protein: MAYNVTLIPGDGIGPEVTEATKRVLEATGVAFQWDVAEAGADIIDKYGTPLPDSVLESIRKNKVALKGPITTPVGSGFRSVNVALRKALDLYACVRPCKTYPGVPSPYKDVDLVVIRENTEDLYAGIEFEQGTPEAVELIKLTAQAKRGIVSEDSGISLKVISETGSRRIVRFAFEYARAYARKKVTAISKANILKFSDGLFLKVAREVAQEFQGIEFEDRLVDNMTMQLVKNPRQFDVIVAPNLYGDILSDLCAGLVGGLGVAPGANIGDEIAVFEPTHGSAPKYAGQNKVNPMALMLSGVMMLHYLGEKSAADRLEKAIADVIAEGKSVTYDMRPDGASVVGTSQVADAVIEKLAAS, translated from the coding sequence ATGGCCTATAACGTTACCCTTATTCCCGGCGATGGCATCGGCCCGGAGGTCACCGAGGCAACGAAACGGGTGCTGGAAGCTACCGGCGTTGCCTTTCAGTGGGACGTGGCTGAAGCCGGCGCCGACATAATTGATAAATATGGAACACCGCTACCCGATTCCGTGCTGGAGTCGATAAGGAAAAATAAAGTGGCTTTGAAAGGGCCGATAACCACGCCGGTTGGCTCGGGCTTCCGCAGCGTGAACGTTGCCCTGCGTAAGGCGCTTGACCTTTACGCCTGCGTCCGCCCCTGCAAGACCTACCCCGGTGTGCCCTCTCCCTATAAAGATGTTGACCTGGTGGTCATCAGGGAAAACACGGAAGACCTTTATGCCGGCATTGAATTTGAACAGGGCACACCGGAAGCGGTTGAACTGATTAAGCTCACCGCACAGGCAAAGAGAGGCATTGTCAGCGAAGACTCCGGCATCAGCCTGAAGGTTATCTCGGAAACCGGAAGCCGACGCATTGTCCGCTTTGCCTTTGAATATGCGCGAGCTTACGCAAGGAAAAAGGTTACCGCTATCAGCAAGGCCAATATCCTGAAATTTTCCGACGGGTTGTTCCTCAAAGTCGCCCGGGAAGTAGCCCAGGAGTTTCAGGGTATTGAATTTGAGGACCGGCTGGTTGATAATATGACTATGCAGCTGGTGAAGAACCCGCGGCAGTTTGATGTCATCGTGGCGCCGAACCTGTACGGCGACATCCTGTCCGACCTCTGCGCCGGGCTGGTGGGTGGACTGGGCGTTGCGCCCGGTGCCAACATCGGCGATGAAATCGCTGTTTTTGAGCCGACCCATGGCAGTGCCCCTAAATACGCCGGGCAGAATAAGGTGAACCCGATGGCGTTGATGCTCTCCGGCGTTATGATGCTGCATTACCTTGGCGAGAAAAGCGCCGCTGATAGGCTGGAAAAAGCCATTGCCGATGTTATCGCCGAGGGTAAAAGCGTTACCTATGATATGAGGCCTGATGGTGCGTCCGTGGTCGGCACTTCACAGGTAGCCGACGCGGTGATTGAGAAACTGGCGGCAAGCTAA
- a CDS encoding fumarate hydratase: protein MAEKLREIKTKDITDTVAQLCQRANSELDESVLAVLKRAQESEQSPQGKEILHQLIENARVAEAKNLPLCQDCGSTVIFLEVGQDTHVVGGDLETAVGEGVSQGYTQGYLRKSMVSQPFSERKNTKDNTPPVIHTEIVPGDHIRIICLPKGAGSENMSRLAMLRPGDGREGIIDFVVRTVDEAGANPCPPLIIGLGIGATSEAAMLLAKKALLRPIGQPNPDPEIAALEEELLSRINDLGIGPMGVGGTTTALAVHAEARPTHIASLPVAINFQCHSARHKEARL, encoded by the coding sequence ATAGCCGAGAAGCTAAGGGAAATTAAGACTAAGGACATCACCGATACCGTTGCCCAGCTCTGCCAGCGCGCCAACTCTGAGCTTGATGAGAGCGTCCTGGCGGTATTGAAACGTGCACAGGAGAGCGAACAGTCTCCCCAGGGCAAAGAGATACTGCATCAGTTGATTGAAAATGCCCGCGTGGCTGAGGCTAAGAACCTCCCCTTATGCCAGGACTGCGGCAGCACTGTTATCTTCCTTGAAGTGGGGCAGGACACACACGTGGTCGGTGGTGACCTTGAAACGGCGGTGGGTGAGGGAGTGAGCCAGGGTTACACGCAAGGATATCTGCGCAAATCCATGGTCAGCCAGCCATTTTCCGAGAGGAAAAATACCAAGGACAATACGCCACCCGTCATTCATACCGAGATTGTGCCGGGAGACCATATCAGGATTATCTGCCTGCCCAAGGGAGCCGGTTCCGAGAACATGAGTCGTCTGGCCATGCTGCGGCCGGGCGATGGCCGGGAGGGTATTATTGATTTTGTCGTCAGGACAGTTGATGAGGCCGGGGCCAATCCTTGCCCGCCACTGATTATTGGCCTTGGCATCGGTGCTACCTCTGAAGCTGCCATGCTGCTGGCTAAAAAAGCCCTGCTGCGTCCCATTGGCCAGCCGAATCCAGACCCGGAAATCGCGGCGCTGGAGGAGGAACTGTTGTCTCGCATCAATGACCTGGGAATCGGTCCTATGGGCGTGGGCGGCACCACAACGGCACTGGCGGTACATGCCGAGGCCCGACCGACACATATCGCCAGCCTCCCGGTAGCCATAAACTTTCAATGTCATTCCGCGCGCCACAAGGAGGCCAGACTGTAG
- a CDS encoding Fe-S-containing hydro-lyase, translating into MEAVHITSPLDRKTIKELTAGTPVLISGTLYTARDAAHKRLVQALKKREELPFPLRGQTIYYTGPSPARPGRTIGSAGPTTSGRMDIYAPRLLSSGVKAMIGKGGRSSEVREAMQKYKAVYLIATGGAGALIAQSIKKASVVAYDDLGPEAVRMLTVDNFPAIVANDIYGNDLFEQGRAKYRKERG; encoded by the coding sequence ATGGAAGCGGTGCATATAACCTCGCCTCTCGACCGAAAAACGATAAAGGAGCTGACCGCAGGCACGCCGGTGCTGATTTCCGGAACCCTTTACACGGCGCGTGACGCTGCCCACAAGCGGCTCGTTCAGGCACTTAAGAAGAGGGAAGAGCTTCCCTTTCCCTTGAGGGGGCAGACCATCTATTACACCGGGCCTTCACCAGCGAGGCCGGGTCGCACCATCGGTTCCGCCGGCCCCACCACCAGCGGTCGTATGGACATCTATGCGCCACGTCTGCTGTCCTCCGGTGTGAAGGCGATGATTGGCAAGGGAGGCCGCTCTTCAGAGGTTAGAGAGGCGATGCAGAAATACAAGGCGGTTTACCTGATTGCCACCGGTGGTGCCGGTGCTCTGATCGCCCAGTCGATTAAGAAGGCTTCGGTTGTTGCCTATGATGACCTGGGCCCGGAGGCGGTACGGATGTTAACGGTGGATAATTTCCCGGCCATTGTGGCCAATGATATTTATGGAAATGACCTGTTCGAGCAGGGCAGAGCCAAATACCGCAAAGAGAGGGGCTAG
- a CDS encoding histidine triad nucleotide-binding protein — MECVFCRIVDGELPSDTLYQDDEVMAFRDINPLAPTHVLIIPKRHITSLAELSDDETSIIGHMARVANQLARQENVAEKGYRLVVGSGEDGGQVVPHLHMHLLGGRRLSDRLC; from the coding sequence ATGGAATGCGTTTTCTGTAGGATTGTGGACGGCGAGCTTCCCAGCGATACGCTGTACCAGGACGATGAGGTGATGGCTTTCAGGGATATAAATCCTCTGGCACCCACCCACGTGCTGATAATACCGAAGCGTCATATCACCTCTCTGGCCGAGCTGAGTGACGACGAAACATCGATTATAGGGCATATGGCCAGAGTGGCCAACCAGCTCGCCAGGCAGGAAAACGTTGCCGAGAAGGGCTACCGGCTTGTTGTTGGCAGCGGCGAGGATGGAGGTCAGGTGGTCCCCCACCTCCACATGCACCTCCTCGGTGGGAGAAGGCTGTCGGACCGGCTGTGCTAG
- a CDS encoding NUDIX hydrolase has translation MEETLSSQLIYDGRVVKLRVDSVQLSNGRQTTREIVEHSDCIAVVVIDENNNVLLVKQFRKPVEKELLEIPAGGIDPGEDSEEAVSRELREEIGYMPRKVQRLGGFYSAPGYSSEYLYLYLATDLVPSQLIAEDTEEINVVRVPIEEIPDLIASGRICDAKSIAGLLTYLEYLRKKAD, from the coding sequence GTGGAAGAGACTTTATCCAGCCAGTTGATTTACGATGGGCGAGTGGTAAAACTCAGGGTGGACTCTGTCCAACTGAGCAACGGACGGCAGACAACCCGGGAGATTGTGGAACACAGCGACTGCATTGCCGTCGTGGTCATTGATGAGAACAACAATGTGCTGCTGGTAAAGCAGTTCCGCAAACCGGTGGAGAAAGAACTGCTGGAGATACCGGCCGGCGGTATTGACCCGGGTGAAGACTCCGAAGAAGCGGTCAGCCGCGAGCTGCGGGAAGAAATCGGCTACATGCCCCGGAAGGTACAGAGGCTTGGTGGTTTCTATTCGGCGCCCGGCTACAGCAGTGAGTACCTGTACCTGTACCTTGCCACCGACCTGGTCCCGAGCCAGTTAATCGCCGAAGACACCGAGGAAATCAACGTCGTCCGGGTTCCAATCGAGGAAATACCCGACCTGATAGCTTCCGGACGCATCTGCGATGCCAAGAGCATCGCCGGATTGCTTACCTACCTGGAATACCTCAGGAAAAAAGCTGACTAG